In Littorina saxatilis isolate snail1 linkage group LG8, US_GU_Lsax_2.0, whole genome shotgun sequence, a single genomic region encodes these proteins:
- the LOC138974611 gene encoding uncharacterized protein translates to MKADDLECRSRRNNLVFYGLTRPANETPQQCEDAVQDLLADPLGLPNPIEFDRVHRTSNKRDAPVVARCVYYKDRVNILKKAREKLKGSDVFVAEDFSARVRDIRKKLNQHRRAAKDSGKRATMVYDHLLIDGKKYVLDGEDSIKEVANAHAIKR, encoded by the coding sequence ATGAAGGCTGACGATCTTGAGTGTCGTTCCAGGCGTAACAACCTCGTCTTCTATGGACTTACACGACCTGCAAACGAAACACCCCAACAATGTGAAGACGCCGTGCAGGATCTGTTGGCAGATCCCTTGGGACTTCCTAACCCTATTGAGTTCGACCGTGTGCACAGAACCAGCAACAAGCGTGACGCTCCAGTGGTGGCCCGCTGCGTGTACTACAAAGACCGTGTcaacatcctgaagaaggccAGAGAAAAGCTGAAGGGATCTGACGTTTTCGTGGCCGAAGACTTCTCTGCACGTGTGCGTGACATTCGAAAGAAACTGAACCAACATCGCCGTGCTGCCAAGGATAGTGGTAAACGTGCTACCATGGTCTATGACCACCTTCTGATCGACGGTAAGAAGTACGTGCTCGATGGTGAGGACTCTATCAAAGAAGTGGCCAACGCGCATGCTATTAAAAGATAG